Below is a genomic region from Fusobacterium canifelinum.
TCTTAATGGCAAAACGATTTGGGAAAGTGAAAAGCTATGATGAATGGATAGAGCCATATTTGGTTGAGAATACTTTAGAACTTTTAGAGAAAGAAATCCCAAAATTAAAGAATAAAATAGAATCCGTTCAACTTTGTTTTTCTACCGATCCATTTATGCTAGGGTATAAAGAAATTGAAAAAATGAGCATAAAAGTTATAAAATTATTAAATGATAACAATATAAAATGTAAAGTTTTAACAAAAGGTATTTTACCAAAAGAACTTGCTAAATTATCAAAAGAGAACGAATATGGAATAACTTTAATATCTTTAAATGAAGATTTTCAAAAAAAAATTGAACCTGGTGCTTCTTCTTATAAAGATAGATTAGCTGCTCTAAAATATTTGCATAGTAAAGGTTTTAAAACATGGGTTAGTATTGAACCTTATCCTACTCCAAAT
It encodes:
- a CDS encoding radical SAM protein → MKKIKRKTMLYKTGVEYGDYTINHVLGCSHGCNYPCYAFLMAKRFGKVKSYDEWIEPYLVENTLELLEKEIPKLKNKIESVQLCFSTDPFMLGYKEIEKMSIKVIKLLNDNNIKCKVLTKGILPKELAKLSKENEYGITLISLNEDFQKKIEPGASSYKDRLAALKYLHSKGFKTWVSIEPYPTPNIIEQDLKKILKKLIFVDKIIFGRTNYSKNVTSYKEHKVFYNEQAYIVIEFCKKNNIQYHIKKGTITISKNKK